A genomic region of Mycobacterium sp. Aquia_213 contains the following coding sequences:
- a CDS encoding PPE family protein, with product MDFALRPPEVNSALMYTGPGAGPLLAAAAAWDAVAAQLEAAAAGYSAEIAGLTGRWFGPSAMRMAAAAAPYIAWLHATATQAAQTSAQAYTAAAAYEAAFAMTVPPPVIAANRARLLALIATNFFGQNTPAIAATEAEYMQMWIQDATAMCGYAADSEIASTLKPFDRSPQTTDQNGQADQADAVAKAAADTTNARVQPTLVNRPVGGANTGATTYGPGTYLTDDGGVITVKPGGLITVDAAGSLTVGPSSNLVVDGTLSIGPFGAIDLTGGVYTYMSVSGALHVGSFSAITIDQGGGVLAWGTTTLHATFVVVDGGGILTMTDATITNGAIVGSVSGSGYVIAGLGGGSGIGAGSGGAASGAAASSSSTTAAVSAVSALASSPGLAANAAIQPQVDLGQLLGGLPYAAD from the coding sequence ATGGATTTTGCGTTGCGCCCACCGGAGGTCAATTCGGCACTGATGTACACCGGGCCCGGGGCCGGCCCGCTGCTGGCCGCCGCGGCGGCCTGGGACGCGGTCGCCGCCCAACTGGAAGCCGCCGCGGCCGGCTACTCGGCGGAGATCGCGGGCCTGACCGGACGGTGGTTCGGCCCGTCGGCGATGCGAATGGCCGCCGCGGCCGCACCCTACATCGCGTGGCTGCACGCCACCGCCACCCAAGCCGCGCAGACCTCCGCGCAGGCCTACACCGCCGCGGCCGCCTACGAAGCGGCCTTCGCGATGACCGTGCCCCCGCCGGTCATCGCGGCCAACCGGGCGCGGTTGCTGGCGCTGATCGCCACCAACTTCTTCGGCCAAAACACCCCGGCGATCGCGGCCACCGAAGCCGAGTACATGCAGATGTGGATCCAAGACGCCACCGCGATGTGCGGCTACGCCGCCGACTCCGAAATCGCCAGCACCCTCAAGCCGTTTGACAGGTCACCGCAAACCACCGACCAGAACGGGCAGGCCGACCAGGCCGACGCGGTCGCCAAAGCAGCCGCCGACACCACCAACGCGCGCGTCCAACCCACCCTGGTGAATCGCCCCGTCGGCGGCGCCAACACCGGTGCCACCACCTACGGCCCCGGCACCTACTTGACGGACGACGGCGGCGTCATCACCGTCAAGCCGGGCGGTTTGATCACCGTCGATGCCGCCGGCTCGCTCACCGTCGGGCCCAGCAGCAACCTAGTCGTCGACGGCACGCTCTCCATCGGCCCCTTCGGCGCCATCGACCTCACGGGCGGGGTGTACACCTACATGTCGGTCTCCGGCGCCCTGCATGTCGGCTCCTTCAGCGCGATCACCATCGACCAAGGCGGCGGCGTTCTGGCCTGGGGCACCACCACGCTCCACGCGACCTTCGTGGTCGTCGACGGAGGCGGCATCCTGACGATGACGGACGCAACCATCACCAACGGCGCCATCGTCGGATCGGTATCCGGCTCGGGCTACGTGATCGCCGGCCTTGGCGGTGGTAGCGGCATCGGTGCCGGCTCCGGCGGTGCTGCGTCGGGGGCCGCTGCCTCCTCGAGCTCGACGACGGCAGCCGTGAGCGCGGTGAGCGCCTTGGCGAGTTCACCGGGCCTGGCCGCGAACGCTGCAATCCAGCCTCAGGTGGATCTGGGCCAGCTCCTGGGCGGGCTGCCGTACGCCGCCGACTAA
- a CDS encoding PaaI family thioesterase, with product MTDAAQDPKELDPEYEHHGGFPEYGVANPGPGFGRFVAAMRRLQDLAVSADPADDTWDDAADRAAALVELLEPFQADEGVAPSGRTPGLPGMGSLLLPPWTLTRYEPDGCEMRGHFTRFHVGGNMAVHGGVLPLLFDHMFGMVSHASNRPISRTAFLHVDYRKITPIDVPLLVRGRVTSVEGRKAFVSAELVDGDDTVLAEGTGLMVRLLPGQP from the coding sequence GTGACGGATGCTGCTCAGGATCCCAAAGAACTCGACCCCGAATACGAACACCACGGCGGTTTTCCCGAATACGGGGTGGCCAACCCGGGCCCGGGTTTCGGGCGATTCGTGGCGGCCATGCGCCGGCTGCAAGACCTCGCGGTGTCCGCCGACCCCGCAGACGACACCTGGGACGACGCGGCCGATCGGGCCGCCGCACTGGTAGAGCTGCTCGAGCCGTTTCAGGCCGATGAGGGCGTAGCGCCGTCCGGGCGGACGCCGGGCCTACCCGGCATGGGCAGTCTGCTGTTGCCGCCGTGGACGTTGACGCGATACGAGCCCGACGGCTGCGAAATGCGGGGGCATTTCACCCGATTCCACGTCGGCGGCAACATGGCGGTGCACGGCGGTGTACTGCCGCTGTTGTTTGACCACATGTTCGGGATGGTTTCCCATGCCTCGAATCGCCCGATCAGTCGGACGGCCTTCCTGCACGTCGACTACCGCAAGATCACCCCGATCGACGTTCCGTTGCTGGTGCGGGGGCGGGTCACCAGCGTCGAGGGCCGCAAGGCGTTTGTCTCCGCCGAATTGGTCGACGGCGACGACACGGTGCTGGCCGAAGGCACTGGCCTGATGGTGCGGTTATTGCCGGGTCAGCCCTGA
- a CDS encoding PPE domain-containing protein has translation MTQQLYVEYQELMARAAEIEQPLPPIPAANPPAPCEISFVKDAATQIALNADTMRLYLKTCEREWQRLAKSLRDAAKAYEEVDTDSAAALNKTMSDSDEVSASGADGLMSAMCDPNQEFPDAILIMPPPPPPFEYPYYEVKQAAKDIEAGDHGVGFRAFAREWDAFQRALQQETLYRFRPFLSWEGEARSAVEANFDQQRRWTNAMVELCRELSSQANMVVDAHRRATLVTHQHAQDDEHPTTEEIALCDYWYKYYVTGKYNVDDAILWYQNMQRQSEESLARYVRNAQLPLSPVIPERVPSASGFDAPNLGDGDGNGGDKNPFDPNNPYGPHDPNAGGNQPWTGAPGMPYIPAVPSAGTPSTPTTSDTAELSRALKNLNGAGGPANGAGIKPASLGGGGMVRIPPLPLQPSTPLQAVPGTGAAAGSAAMSATAGAGVGRGMPGSGGAMGAGMGGMAPGGQGQQSAGKAKRVQSEDKPLYIEQRNWTEAVLGNRPRRSMTEKAAS, from the coding sequence ATGACGCAGCAACTGTACGTGGAATACCAAGAGCTTATGGCGCGCGCTGCCGAAATCGAGCAGCCGCTTCCCCCGATCCCGGCTGCCAATCCGCCGGCGCCGTGTGAGATTTCTTTTGTCAAGGATGCCGCCACGCAAATCGCACTTAACGCCGACACGATGCGGCTGTACCTCAAAACATGCGAACGAGAATGGCAGCGTTTGGCCAAATCGCTGCGGGACGCGGCCAAGGCCTACGAGGAAGTCGACACGGATTCCGCCGCGGCACTGAACAAAACAATGTCTGATTCGGATGAGGTTTCGGCGTCCGGCGCGGATGGCCTGATGTCGGCAATGTGCGATCCGAACCAGGAGTTTCCCGACGCAATCCTGATCATGCCGCCGCCACCGCCGCCGTTCGAATACCCCTACTACGAGGTCAAGCAGGCAGCGAAGGACATCGAAGCCGGCGACCACGGTGTCGGGTTCCGGGCCTTCGCCAGGGAATGGGACGCGTTCCAGCGGGCTCTTCAGCAAGAGACGCTATACCGTTTTCGGCCATTTCTTTCGTGGGAGGGCGAGGCAAGGTCCGCCGTCGAAGCGAATTTCGACCAGCAGCGGCGCTGGACAAATGCCATGGTCGAGCTGTGCAGAGAGCTGTCCAGCCAGGCGAATATGGTCGTGGATGCTCACAGAAGGGCCACCCTCGTCACCCATCAACACGCACAAGACGACGAGCACCCCACGACCGAAGAAATAGCGCTCTGCGATTATTGGTACAAGTACTACGTCACGGGTAAGTACAACGTCGATGACGCAATTCTGTGGTACCAGAACATGCAGCGTCAGTCAGAAGAGTCGCTGGCCCGCTATGTCAGGAATGCACAATTACCGCTGAGCCCGGTCATTCCGGAAAGGGTTCCGTCGGCCTCGGGCTTTGACGCTCCCAACCTCGGCGACGGCGACGGCAACGGCGGCGACAAGAACCCGTTCGACCCCAACAACCCCTACGGCCCGCACGACCCGAACGCCGGCGGGAACCAGCCCTGGACCGGCGCGCCCGGTATGCCCTATATCCCTGCCGTCCCGTCTGCCGGTACGCCATCGACGCCGACGACATCGGACACCGCCGAGCTGAGCCGGGCCTTGAAGAACTTGAACGGAGCCGGCGGGCCGGCGAATGGTGCGGGGATAAAACCGGCGTCGCTCGGGGGTGGCGGCATGGTTCGGATACCGCCGCTGCCGCTGCAGCCGTCGACGCCGTTACAAGCCGTGCCCGGCACCGGCGCGGCCGCCGGGTCCGCCGCGATGTCAGCAACGGCCGGCGCGGGCGTGGGTCGCGGCATGCCCGGCTCGGGCGGCGCGATGGGCGCTGGCATGGGCGGCATGGCACCCGGTGGTCAGGGACAACAGAGCGCGGGCAAGGCCAAACGCGTGCAGTCCGAGGACAAGCCGCTCTACATCGAACAGCGGAACTGGACAGAGGCCGTGCTGGGCAATCGCCCCCGCAGGTCGATGACCGAAAAAGCGGCGTCCTGA
- a CDS encoding DUF4189 domain-containing protein: protein MKNVAPYAIIGVLAAAGSVLAAPPAKADISLYCRPGCWGAIAASLSTGQESLRSGYTTQQKAEDAAVMWCDIIGKTNDCQVVISGLGCLSIAESPDGKTLAGRQAFTQYAADAAALDGAGPGSIIDLNGCSGW, encoded by the coding sequence ATGAAGAACGTTGCGCCGTATGCGATTATCGGCGTTCTCGCTGCCGCCGGATCGGTACTGGCCGCGCCGCCGGCGAAAGCCGATATCTCCCTCTACTGCAGGCCGGGATGCTGGGGCGCGATTGCGGCCTCGCTGTCGACCGGACAAGAGTCGCTTCGCAGCGGCTACACGACTCAGCAGAAGGCGGAGGACGCGGCCGTGATGTGGTGCGACATTATCGGCAAGACGAACGACTGCCAGGTGGTGATTTCGGGACTGGGCTGTCTGTCGATCGCGGAGAGCCCCGACGGGAAGACACTGGCGGGGCGGCAAGCCTTCACCCAATACGCGGCCGACGCCGCGGCCCTGGACGGCGCGGGACCGGGCTCAATCATCGACCTCAACGGCTGCAGCGGCTGGTGA
- a CDS encoding ATP-grasp domain-containing protein, whose product MTEGQRETAGGPRVMLLGSGELTRELAAALRRLGARVDEQPDTDAVSAAIDRLQPDFVVTATGAVSVAAIEALAARSEDDAIELVPNARTVRLTNDREGLRRLAADQLGLPTAPFWFVGSVDELKAVAAHGGYPLLVESLGATAGRAVVSGPDDVEPAWRRAVGQAGPQRVLAETVVEVEFCVTLLAIRSEGPNGPVIEFCSPIGHRRAEPDVLESWQPQKMSPAALDAARSIAARIVKALGGRGVFGVELMINGDEVYFADVSAVLPQSAWVTLRSQRISAFELQARAILGLPVDALMISPAAARTSQPAPTAAALTAALAVPESDLRVFDGGPGPRRGVALATAPDVAAARDRARDVATAVSPGG is encoded by the coding sequence GTGACCGAAGGACAGCGCGAGACCGCAGGCGGGCCCCGGGTGATGTTGCTGGGTTCCGGCGAACTCACCCGCGAGCTGGCGGCCGCCCTGCGACGCCTCGGCGCCCGGGTCGACGAGCAGCCGGACACCGATGCCGTGTCGGCGGCGATCGACCGGCTGCAACCGGACTTCGTGGTGACCGCCACCGGCGCGGTTTCCGTTGCCGCCATCGAGGCGCTCGCGGCCCGCTCCGAAGACGACGCGATAGAGCTGGTGCCCAACGCCCGCACCGTTCGGCTGACCAACGACCGCGAGGGCCTGCGCCGGCTGGCCGCCGACCAGCTGGGCCTGCCGACCGCGCCGTTCTGGTTCGTCGGATCCGTCGACGAACTCAAGGCGGTGGCCGCGCACGGCGGATATCCGTTACTGGTCGAGTCCCTGGGCGCGACGGCCGGACGCGCGGTGGTTTCCGGGCCCGACGACGTCGAGCCCGCGTGGCGGCGCGCGGTGGGGCAGGCCGGGCCGCAGCGGGTGTTGGCCGAAACAGTGGTCGAGGTCGAATTTTGCGTCACGCTGCTCGCAATCCGCAGCGAGGGCCCGAACGGGCCGGTGATCGAGTTCTGCTCGCCCATCGGGCACCGTCGCGCCGAACCCGACGTGCTGGAATCCTGGCAGCCCCAGAAGATGAGCCCGGCCGCCCTCGACGCCGCCAGGTCGATCGCCGCGCGCATCGTCAAGGCACTCGGCGGCCGCGGTGTCTTCGGCGTCGAATTGATGATCAACGGCGACGAGGTGTACTTCGCCGATGTGAGCGCCGTGCTGCCGCAAAGTGCCTGGGTGACCCTGCGCAGCCAGCGGATTTCGGCGTTCGAGCTGCAGGCCCGGGCGATTCTCGGCCTGCCGGTGGATGCCCTGATGATTTCGCCGGCCGCCGCTCGCACGAGTCAGCCGGCGCCCACCGCCGCGGCGCTGACCGCGGCGCTGGCCGTCCCGGAAAGCGACCTTCGGGTGTTCGATGGAGGACCGGGCCCACGGCGTGGGGTCGCGCTGGCCACCGCACCGGATGTGGCGGCCGCGCGAGACCGGGCCCGCGACGTGGCCACCGCGGTGTCCCCGGGCGGTTAA
- a CDS encoding rhodanese-like domain-containing protein codes for MSYAGDITPLEAWKLLSDNPQAVLVDVRTDAEWRFVGVPDLSSLGRDAVFIEWNTSAGQRNQNFLADLKGQLPEESGPVVFLCRSGNRSIGAAEIATEAGIEPSYNVLDGFEGNLDALGHRGETGWRAVGLPWKQQ; via the coding sequence ATGAGCTACGCAGGAGATATCACTCCGCTTGAGGCATGGAAGTTGCTGAGCGACAACCCCCAGGCGGTCTTGGTCGACGTGCGCACCGATGCCGAATGGCGGTTCGTCGGCGTGCCCGATTTGTCGAGTCTGGGTCGCGATGCGGTCTTCATCGAGTGGAACACGTCGGCCGGGCAGCGCAACCAGAACTTCCTGGCCGACCTGAAGGGCCAGCTCCCCGAGGAGTCGGGTCCGGTGGTCTTCCTGTGTCGCTCGGGCAACCGCTCGATCGGTGCCGCCGAGATCGCGACCGAGGCGGGCATCGAGCCGTCCTACAACGTGCTGGACGGTTTCGAGGGCAATCTCGACGCGCTTGGCCACCGTGGTGAAACCGGTTGGCGGGCAGTCGGATTGCCCTGGAAGCAGCAATGA
- a CDS encoding CDGP domain-containing protein, producing the protein MRQFVVAGLATVLSAGALITAAPPANAGCQLGGVVVSKCDGPVQADGTWQRCVVFPPTGGRDGTPIYVTNTNCQTLGPDQHPWGVAFNDPPTHIDD; encoded by the coding sequence ATGAGGCAATTCGTCGTCGCAGGACTGGCTACCGTGCTGTCGGCTGGCGCCCTGATCACCGCGGCGCCCCCGGCCAATGCCGGCTGCCAGTTGGGTGGAGTCGTTGTCAGCAAGTGCGATGGACCGGTCCAGGCCGACGGCACCTGGCAACGCTGCGTCGTGTTTCCGCCCACCGGCGGGCGTGACGGCACTCCGATCTACGTCACCAACACGAACTGTCAGACGTTGGGCCCCGACCAGCACCCGTGGGGAGTCGCGTTCAACGACCCACCGACGCACATCGACGACTAA
- a CDS encoding NAD(P)/FAD-dependent oxidoreductase → MSRHRVVIIGSGFGGLNAAKALKRADVDVTLISKTTTHLFQPLLYQVATGILSEGEIAPATRLILQRQKNVRVLLGEVYDIDMTANTVTSKLMGMQTVTPYDSLIVAAGARQSYFGNDQFATYAPGMKTIDDALELRGRILGAFEAAEVTDDPAERQRRLTFVVVGAGPTGVEVAGQIKELAHRTLKDAFRTIEPRDCRVILLDAAPAVLPPMGEKLGLKAQQRLEKMGVEVQLNAMVDDVDYMGLTIKEKDGTKRRIECACKVWAAGVQASSLGKIIADQSDGTEVDRAGRVAVEPDLTVKGHPNVFVVGDLMSVAGVPGMAQGAIQGAHYATARIKDMVKGTDDPANRKPFNYFDKGSMATISRFSAVAQVGKLEFGGFIAWLAWLGLHLLYLVGFKNRFTTVIAWFITFLGDGRSQMAITTQMIYARVVTQNWMEAQNQGATTPADERAEQRAG, encoded by the coding sequence ATGTCGCGCCATCGCGTCGTCATCATCGGAAGCGGCTTCGGCGGGCTGAATGCGGCCAAGGCGCTCAAGCGCGCCGACGTCGACGTCACCCTGATCTCGAAGACGACCACCCACCTGTTCCAGCCGCTGCTGTATCAGGTGGCCACCGGGATCCTGTCCGAGGGCGAGATCGCGCCGGCCACCCGACTGATTCTGCAGAGGCAGAAAAACGTGCGGGTGCTGCTGGGCGAGGTCTACGACATCGACATGACGGCCAATACGGTGACATCGAAGCTGATGGGGATGCAGACCGTGACGCCCTACGACAGCCTGATCGTGGCCGCCGGTGCCCGGCAGTCCTACTTCGGCAATGACCAGTTCGCGACCTACGCACCCGGCATGAAGACCATCGACGACGCCTTGGAGCTGCGCGGCCGGATCCTCGGCGCGTTCGAGGCCGCCGAGGTCACCGACGATCCCGCCGAGCGGCAACGGCGCCTGACGTTCGTGGTGGTCGGAGCCGGACCCACCGGCGTCGAAGTCGCCGGGCAGATCAAGGAACTCGCCCACCGCACCCTCAAGGACGCGTTTCGGACCATCGAGCCCCGCGATTGCCGGGTGATCCTGCTCGACGCCGCGCCCGCGGTGCTGCCGCCGATGGGCGAGAAGCTGGGCCTCAAGGCACAACAGCGGCTGGAGAAAATGGGCGTCGAAGTCCAGCTCAATGCGATGGTCGATGACGTGGACTACATGGGTCTGACCATCAAGGAGAAGGACGGCACGAAACGCCGCATCGAATGCGCGTGCAAGGTGTGGGCGGCCGGCGTCCAGGCCAGCTCACTGGGCAAGATCATCGCCGACCAGTCCGACGGCACCGAGGTGGACCGCGCCGGACGGGTAGCCGTGGAGCCCGACCTGACCGTCAAAGGCCACCCCAACGTCTTCGTCGTCGGTGACCTGATGTCCGTGGCAGGCGTGCCCGGGATGGCTCAGGGCGCGATTCAGGGCGCGCACTACGCCACCGCACGGATCAAAGACATGGTCAAGGGCACCGACGACCCGGCAAATCGCAAGCCCTTCAACTACTTTGACAAGGGCAGCATGGCGACGATCTCCCGATTCAGCGCCGTCGCCCAAGTCGGCAAGCTGGAGTTCGGCGGCTTCATCGCCTGGCTGGCGTGGTTGGGGCTGCACCTGCTGTACCTGGTCGGCTTCAAGAACCGGTTCACCACGGTGATCGCCTGGTTCATCACCTTCTTGGGCGACGGGCGGAGCCAGATGGCGATCACCACCCAGATGATCTACGCCCGGGTGGTGACCCAGAACTGGATGGAAGCGCAAAACCAGGGAGCGACCACGCCAGCCGACGAGCGAGCCGAACAGAGAGCCGGTTAG
- a CDS encoding adenylosuccinate synthase: MPAIVLIGAQWGDEGKGKATDLLGGRVQWVVRYQGGNNAGHTVVLPTGENFALHLIPSGVLTPGVTNVIGNGVVIDPGVLLDELKGLEDRGVDTSRLLISADAHLLLPYHVAIDKVTERYMGNKKIGTTGRGIGPCYQDKIARQGIRVADVLDPELLTQKVEGALELKNQILVKIYNRKALDPHQVVDALLKQADGFRHRIADTRLLLNTALEAGETVLLEGSQGTLLDVDHGTYPYVTSSNPTAGGAAVGSGIGPTRITTVLGILKAYTTRVGSGPFPTELFDEYGEYLSKTGGEFGVTTGRRRRTGWFDAVIARYATRVNGITDYFLTKLDVLSSLETVPVCVGYRVDGVRTDEMPMTQSDLHKAEPIYEELPGWWEDISAAREFDDLPAKARDYVLRLEELAGAHVSCIGVGPGRDQTIVRRDVLAGRA; this comes from the coding sequence ATGCCGGCAATCGTCCTCATCGGCGCCCAATGGGGCGACGAGGGCAAAGGGAAGGCCACTGACCTGCTCGGTGGCCGCGTGCAGTGGGTGGTGCGTTACCAGGGCGGCAACAACGCCGGGCACACCGTCGTCTTGCCGACCGGGGAGAATTTCGCGCTGCATCTGATCCCGTCGGGCGTGCTGACGCCCGGCGTCACCAACGTCATCGGCAACGGCGTGGTGATCGATCCGGGCGTGCTGCTCGACGAGCTGAAGGGCCTGGAAGATCGCGGTGTCGACACCTCGAGGCTGCTGATCTCCGCCGACGCGCACCTGCTGTTGCCCTACCACGTCGCAATCGACAAGGTGACCGAGCGCTACATGGGCAACAAGAAGATCGGCACCACCGGCCGCGGCATCGGACCGTGCTACCAGGACAAGATCGCGCGCCAGGGCATCCGGGTGGCCGATGTGCTCGACCCCGAGCTGCTGACCCAAAAGGTCGAGGGCGCCCTGGAACTCAAGAACCAGATCCTGGTCAAGATCTACAACCGCAAGGCGCTGGATCCGCATCAGGTGGTCGATGCCCTGCTGAAGCAGGCCGACGGGTTCCGGCATCGCATCGCCGACACTCGGCTGCTGCTCAACACCGCGCTCGAGGCCGGCGAGACCGTGCTGCTGGAGGGCTCGCAGGGCACGCTGCTCGACGTCGACCACGGCACGTATCCCTATGTGACGTCCTCGAATCCGACGGCGGGCGGCGCGGCCGTCGGGTCCGGCATCGGCCCCACCCGGATCACCACCGTGCTCGGAATCCTCAAGGCCTACACCACCCGGGTGGGCTCGGGTCCGTTCCCGACCGAATTGTTCGACGAGTACGGCGAATACCTGTCCAAGACCGGCGGCGAGTTCGGCGTCACGACCGGGCGGCGCCGCCGCACCGGCTGGTTCGACGCCGTCATCGCCCGCTACGCCACCCGGGTCAACGGCATCACCGACTACTTCCTGACCAAGCTCGACGTGCTGTCCAGTCTGGAAACCGTGCCGGTGTGCGTCGGCTACCGCGTCGACGGGGTGCGGACCGACGAAATGCCAATGACGCAAAGCGATTTGCACAAGGCCGAACCGATTTACGAAGAGCTGCCCGGCTGGTGGGAGGACATCTCTGCCGCGCGCGAGTTCGACGACTTGCCCGCCAAGGCGCGTGACTACGTATTGCGTCTGGAAGAGCTTGCCGGAGCACATGTTTCATGCATCGGTGTGGGGCCGGGACGGGATCAGACCATCGTGCGCCGCGACGTCCTGGCGGGGCGCGCGTGA
- a CDS encoding TetR family transcriptional regulator, whose translation MPKKSITPGPRDERGVLAARITAAARDEFAQHGWAGTTIRAVARGADVDPALVYHYFGSKEGLLDAATNPPQKFLDNVAKVWTTPVDQLGAALISVLLGAWADDEVAPTLRAILQTAAHEPATREKLRRIVEGSLMGVSHLGVDERDRLIRSGLVSSQMLGFALMRYVWKIEPVASMTDDEVIAAVAPNLQRYVSGDLTA comes from the coding sequence ATGCCGAAGAAATCGATAACACCGGGGCCTCGAGATGAACGCGGGGTGCTCGCGGCGCGCATCACGGCGGCGGCCCGCGACGAGTTCGCCCAACACGGCTGGGCAGGCACCACGATCCGCGCGGTCGCCCGGGGAGCCGACGTCGATCCCGCCCTGGTCTACCACTACTTCGGGTCCAAGGAAGGCCTGCTGGACGCGGCGACGAACCCACCGCAGAAGTTCCTGGACAACGTCGCCAAGGTATGGACAACGCCCGTGGATCAGCTTGGCGCCGCACTGATCTCCGTCCTGCTGGGCGCCTGGGCCGACGACGAAGTCGCGCCCACCTTGCGGGCCATCCTGCAGACCGCCGCGCACGAACCGGCCACCCGCGAGAAGCTGCGGCGGATCGTCGAGGGCAGCCTGATGGGCGTATCGCACCTGGGTGTCGACGAACGCGACCGGCTGATCCGCAGCGGGCTTGTCTCGTCACAGATGTTGGGTTTCGCGTTGATGCGCTACGTGTGGAAAATCGAACCAGTCGCGTCCATGACCGACGACGAGGTGATCGCCGCGGTCGCCCCCAACCTGCAGCGCTACGTCAGCGGCGACCTGACGGCGTAG
- a CDS encoding O-succinylhomoserine sulfhydrylase, translating into MTDVPSVRTPKTLPDGVGQATIGVRGGLLRSGFDETAEGMFLTSGYVYPSAAAAEQSFSGELDRYVYSRYGNPTVSMFEERLRLIEGAPAAFATASGMAAVFTSLGALLGAGDRLVAARSLFGSCFVVCNEILPRWGVETVFVDGDDLAQWEQALSVPTQAVFFETPSNPMQSLVDIAAVTELSHAAGAKVVLDNVFATPLLQQGFPLGVDVVVYSGTKHIDGQGRVLGGAILGDQEYIDGPVQKLMRHTGPALSAFNAWVLLKGLETLAVRVDYSNSSAQRIAEFLQGHQAVSWVRYPFLASHPQYDLAKRQMSGGGTVLTFELDAPGGAKERAFEVLDKLQLIDISNNLGDAKSLVTHPATTTHRAMGPEGRAAIGLGDGVVRISVGLENTDDLIADIDQALS; encoded by the coding sequence ATGACCGACGTACCGTCGGTCCGCACTCCGAAGACACTGCCCGACGGCGTCGGTCAAGCCACCATCGGCGTGCGCGGCGGGCTGTTGCGGTCCGGGTTCGACGAGACCGCCGAGGGCATGTTCTTGACGTCCGGCTACGTCTACCCGTCGGCGGCAGCGGCCGAGCAGTCGTTCTCCGGTGAGCTGGACCGCTATGTGTACTCGCGGTACGGCAACCCCACCGTGTCGATGTTCGAGGAACGGCTGCGGCTGATCGAGGGCGCACCGGCGGCCTTCGCCACCGCCAGCGGCATGGCCGCGGTGTTCACCTCGCTGGGCGCGCTGCTGGGCGCCGGCGATCGACTGGTGGCCGCGCGCAGCCTGTTCGGCTCCTGTTTCGTCGTGTGCAACGAGATCCTGCCGCGCTGGGGCGTGGAGACCGTCTTCGTCGACGGCGACGACCTCGCCCAATGGGAACAGGCGCTGTCGGTGCCCACCCAGGCGGTGTTCTTCGAGACGCCGTCGAATCCGATGCAGTCGCTGGTGGATATCGCCGCGGTGACCGAACTCTCGCATGCCGCTGGCGCAAAAGTGGTGCTGGATAACGTCTTTGCCACACCCCTTTTGCAGCAAGGCTTTCCGCTCGGAGTCGACGTGGTGGTGTACTCCGGCACCAAGCACATCGACGGTCAGGGCCGGGTGCTGGGTGGCGCCATCCTCGGCGACCAGGAGTACATCGACGGCCCGGTGCAGAAGCTGATGCGGCATACCGGCCCGGCGCTGAGCGCGTTCAACGCCTGGGTGTTGCTCAAAGGCCTTGAGACACTGGCCGTTCGAGTGGACTACAGCAACTCCTCGGCACAGCGGATCGCGGAGTTCCTTCAAGGGCATCAGGCGGTGAGCTGGGTGCGCTACCCGTTTCTGGCGTCGCACCCGCAGTACGACCTGGCCAAGCGCCAGATGTCCGGCGGCGGGACGGTGCTCACCTTCGAGCTCGACGCTCCCGGCGGCGCCAAGGAGCGGGCCTTCGAGGTGCTGGACAAGCTGCAGCTGATCGACATCTCGAACAACCTCGGCGACGCCAAATCGCTTGTCACACACCCGGCGACGACGACCCACCGGGCGATGGGGCCGGAGGGTCGCGCCGCGATCGGCCTCGGTGACGGCGTGGTCCGGATCTCGGTCGGCCTGGAGAACACCGACGATCTGATCGCCGATATCGACCAGGCCCTGAGCTAA
- a CDS encoding PaaI family thioesterase yields the protein MDAISIQEQLFPTMTCFGCGPANPRGLRLKSYVRDGYVSATFTPWPEHDNGLGLLNGGIIATLLDCHSAAGVLHEASLQGWDAPPGALLPFVTAGIDVRYLRPSPLDSAVDLWAAVTKSAETEIICDVELRYDDKTRATGHAVWKRWRSR from the coding sequence GTGGACGCGATATCTATTCAGGAGCAGCTCTTCCCGACAATGACCTGCTTCGGTTGTGGACCAGCCAACCCCCGAGGCCTCCGCCTTAAGAGCTATGTCCGCGATGGGTACGTCAGCGCAACCTTTACGCCGTGGCCCGAGCACGACAACGGATTGGGTTTGCTTAACGGCGGCATCATCGCCACCCTGCTCGACTGCCACAGTGCCGCGGGCGTTTTGCATGAAGCCTCGCTGCAGGGCTGGGACGCTCCGCCGGGGGCCTTGCTCCCCTTTGTGACAGCCGGCATAGACGTGCGGTATCTGCGCCCCAGCCCGCTTGACAGTGCGGTGGACCTCTGGGCTGCTGTTACCAAATCCGCCGAAACCGAAATCATCTGCGACGTCGAACTGAGATACGACGACAAGACCCGCGCCACGGGTCATGCGGTGTGGAAACGCTGGCGATCTCGTTAA